Sequence from the Arthrobacter sp. Marseille-P9274 genome:
GCTCCGACACCTGGGCCAGTTCCAACGCGTCGTTGACCATTCCCGCCCACCGCTCACGGATCGCCTCCACCTCCACCGAGGCCGTCGTGCGCACGTCGAGCTGGCGCGTCTTCGCCCCCAGCCCGTCAGGCCCGACCTCCCGCGTCGTCGTCATGACGTGGGCGTGGTGGTTGCGATCGTCGCCGTAATCATGGGGGGCATGGATCGCTGCATCGACCGCCACCCCGTAGCGGTCGCGGATATTCTCCGCGAAAGCACGAACCAGGTCGCGGCGCTGACCGGCGTCCAGCTCGGCCGGTAGCCCCAACTCGTATTCCCGCGCCACCTTGGCATCCTTGCGCTTCTCCGCCGCCTCGGCCGCGTTCCACAGGGTGGAGCGATCCTGCGCCCACTCCGCCCCTTCTGGTGCAACGATGAACGCATCCTCGACGCCGCCTCGCCGCGTGTAGTCGTGGACCAGGCCGTCACGCTCGTTTTCGAGACAGACGCCAGCACGATACGCAACCGCCGCGACCGCGCTGCGCCCGGTCGAGCGCGACACC
This genomic interval carries:
- the mobQ gene encoding MobQ family relaxase; protein product: MAIYHLAVKSVSRSTGRSAVAAVAYRAGVCLENERDGLVHDYTRRGGVEDAFIVAPEGAEWAQDRSTLWNAAEAAEKRKDAKVAREYELGLPAELDAGQRRDLVRAFAENIRDRYGVAVDAAIHAPHDYGDDRNHHAHVMTTTREVGPDGLGAKTRQLDVRTTASVEVEAIRERWAGMVNDALELAQVSERVDHRSYERQGLDIEPTVKMGHASAAIERRASAEQIAAGEEPHAVTPRGQMNEAIMEKRGLGFYIERGQERIREWSHQLRERAELAMQGMSSLVQGAARAMRSGLQTSAGDGFNGLPALDQLPRREQTGPELDQPQIERDRQRNRQHDHDIGFGR